A region of Larimichthys crocea isolate SSNF chromosome X, L_crocea_2.0, whole genome shotgun sequence DNA encodes the following proteins:
- the arhgap10 gene encoding rho GTPase-activating protein 10 isoform X1 → MGLHPLEFSECYLDSPSFREKIKAHEAELDKTNRFIKELYKDGKNLINATKQLGMAQRKFAQCLGEFQFEYIGDAKTDDEKCIDESLQEFSSFLKNLEDQRELMMRNITETLMKPLEKFRKDHLGTVRAERKKYEKETEKYYSSLEKLLNMSAKKKEPQLQEADCQVETMRQHFQEESLDYVCKLQEIQERKKFECVEPMLAFFQTVFTFYHQGFELAKDFDHYKRALQINIQNTRSRFEGARSEVYELMKRIKDTPQEYRQTSSISCEGYLYVQEKRPPPFGSSWVKRYSTFVKEQKILHMVTFDHRSGGKIGETESVTLKSCVRKTTDMLDRRFCLELDITDRPGTVLTVQALSEDDHKFWMQAMGGKEPIGHYLGRTWTKERGIDAQLDDVGLSLVKNSISAIETRGINDQGLYRVVGVSSKVQKLLSLMIDEKSNDVDLSTSEDWDVKTITSALKLYLRSLPEPLMTYGLYKEFISPAKGGSPESRIQGVHCLVHKLPERNRQVLGLLMKHLANVAAHSKQNLMTVANLGVVFGPTLMRPQEETVAAIMDLKFQNIVVEILIEHHEKIFADAPESCPLSPAAPVFSAPTRQSKKLSRQNRPLAVYNPQALDIQNASTVGDSSSLTTDETSMGSNESVSSQSSSASASEMSTERSDHAPLSTSLSSGSNSKASAAGVSWSTSGVPGENQPAATTAASEKEKPEESVTSRKAKAVYPCEAEHDSELSFQVGAIFNAVTQSREPGWLEGELEGKRGLIPENYVEML, encoded by the exons aGCTTGGTATGGCGCAGCGAAAGTTTGCCCAGTGCCTGGGAGAGTTTCAGTTTGAGTACATCGGAGACGCAAAGACAGACGATGAAAAATGCATTG atGAGTCTTTGCAAGAGTTCTCCTCATTCCTCAAGAACCTTGAAGACCAAAGAGAGCTAATG ATGAGAAACATCACTGAAACCTTAATGAAGCCCCTAGAGAAGTTCAGGAAAGATCATCTTGGTACAGTAAGG GCGGAAAGAAAGAAGTATGAGAAAGAAACGGAGAAGTACTACAGTTCTCTGGAAAAGCTTCTGAATATGTCAGCAAAGAAGAAAGAGCCACAGCTACAAGAG GCAGACTGCCAGGTGGAAACCATGAGGCAGCACTTTCAGGAGGAGTCACTGGACTATGTGTGCAAACTGCAGGAGAtccaagagagaaagaagtttGAATGTGTGGAGCCG ATGCTGGCCTTCTTTCAGACAGTCTTCACCTTTTATCACCAGGGTTTCGAGCTTGCCAAGGACTTTGACCATTATAAAAGAGCACTGCAGATCAATATTCAGAAT ACGAGGAGTCGATTTGAGGGAGCGCGGTCAGAAGTGTACGAGCTGATGAAAAGAATCAAGGACACGCCTCAAGAATACAGACAGACCAGCTCTATCAGTTGCGAAGGCTACCTCTATGTACAGGAAAAAC GGCCACCTCCGTTTGGTTCAAGTTGGGTCAAACGCTACAGCACATTTGTCAAAGAGCAGAAGATCCTGCACATGGTGACTTTTGACCACAGATCTGGAGGGAAGATT gGTGAGACGGAGTCTGTCACGCTCAAATCCTGCGTCCGCAAAACGACAGACATGTTGGACAGGAGGTTCTGCTTAGAACTCGACATAACAGATCG GCCAGGCACGGTGCTAACAGTACAGGCTCTGTCAGAGGATGACCACAAGTTCTGGATGCAGGCCATGGGTGGGAAGGAACCT ATTGGACACTATCTTGGGAGGACTTGGACTAAAGAAAGAGGAA TTGATGCCCAGCTGGATGACGTAGGTTTGAGTTTGGTGAAGAACTCCATCAGCGCCATAGAGACGAGAG GTATTAATGACCAAGGCCTGTACAGAGTTGTCGGGGTAAGCTCCAAGGTTCAGAAGCTCCTCTCATTAATGATTG ATGAGAAGAGCAACGACGTGGATCTCTCCACCAGCGAGGACTGGGACGTTAAGACAATAACAAGTGCACTAAAGCTTTATTTGAG GAGCCTTCCTGAGCCGTTGATGACCTATGGACTTTACAAAGAGTTTATTAGCCCCGCGA AGGGCGGTAGTCCAGAGTCTCGCATCCAAGGCGTCCACTGCCTGGTCCACAAACTACCGGAGAGGAATCGACAAGTCCTCGGGCTGCTTATGAAGCATCTGGCCAA TGTGGCAGCTCACAGTAAACAGAATCTGATGACCGTGGCCAACCTGGGCGTCGTGTTTGGTCCCACATTAATGAGGCCACAGGAGGAGACGGTCGCTGCCATCATGGATCTGAAGTTCCAGAACATTGTGGTGGAGATCCTCATCGAACACCATGAAAAG ATCTTTGCAGATGCACCCGAGTCATGCCCTCTTTCACCTGCTGCCCCAGTATTCTCCGCTCCCACAAGGCAGTCCAAGAAGCTGAGTCGACAGAATCGGCCCCTGGCTGTCTACAATCCACAAGCTCTAGATATACAGAATG cGTCGACTGTGGGAGATAGTTCCAGCCTGACTACAGATGAGACATCAATGGGCAGCAATGAGTCTGTATCGTCCCAGTCGTCGTCAGCTTCGGCCTCAGAGATGTCTACAGAGAGGAGTGACCATGCCCCACTTAGCACCAGCCTCAGCTCGGGCAGCAACTCAAA GGCCTCTGCAGCAGGAGTCTCCTGGTCCACTTCTGGAGTGCCAGGAGAAAAccaacctgctgccaccacagctgcttctgaaaaagaaaagccagaGGAGAG TGTCACCAGCAGGAAAGCCAAGGCAGTGTACCCATGTGAGGCTGAGCACGACTCTGAGCTCTCCTTCCAGGTCGGTGCAATATTCAACGCCG TGACCCAGTCGAGAGAGCCGGGCTGGCTGGAGGGCGAgctggagggaaagaggggCCTAATCCCTGAAAACTACGTGGAGATGCTGTAG
- the arhgap10 gene encoding rho GTPase-activating protein 10 isoform X2, whose protein sequence is MGLHPLEFSECYLDSPSFREKIKAHEAELDKTNRFIKELYKDGKNLINATKQLGMAQRKFAQCLGEFQFEYIGDAKTDDEKCIDESLQEFSSFLKNLEDQRELMMRNITETLMKPLEKFRKDHLGTVRAERKKYEKETEKYYSSLEKLLNMSAKKKEPQLQEADCQVETMRQHFQEESLDYVCKLQEIQERKKFECVEPMLAFFQTVFTFYHQGFELAKDFDHYKRALQINIQNTRSRFEGARSEVYELMKRIKDTPQEYRQTSSISCEGYLYVQEKRPPPFGSSWVKRYSTFVKEQKILHMVTFDHRSGGKIGETESVTLKSCVRKTTDMLDRRFCLELDITDRPGTVLTVQALSEDDHKFWMQAMGGKEPIGHYLGRTWTKERGIDAQLDDVGLSLVKNSISAIETRGINDQGLYRVVGVSSKVQKLLSLMIDEKSNDVDLSTSEDWDVKTITSALKLYLRSLPEPLMTYGLYKEFISPAKGGSPESRIQGVHCLVHKLPERNRQVLGLLMKHLANVAAHSKQNLMTVANLGVVFGPTLMRPQEETVAAIMDLKFQNIVVEILIEHHEKIFADAPESCPLSPAAPVFSAPTRQSKKLSRQNRPLAVYNPQALDIQNASTVGDSSSLTTDETSMGSNESVSSQSSSASASEMSTERSDHAPLSTSLSSGSNSKASAAGVSWSTSGVPGENQPAATTAASEKEKPEESDPVERAGLAGGRAGGKEGPNP, encoded by the exons aGCTTGGTATGGCGCAGCGAAAGTTTGCCCAGTGCCTGGGAGAGTTTCAGTTTGAGTACATCGGAGACGCAAAGACAGACGATGAAAAATGCATTG atGAGTCTTTGCAAGAGTTCTCCTCATTCCTCAAGAACCTTGAAGACCAAAGAGAGCTAATG ATGAGAAACATCACTGAAACCTTAATGAAGCCCCTAGAGAAGTTCAGGAAAGATCATCTTGGTACAGTAAGG GCGGAAAGAAAGAAGTATGAGAAAGAAACGGAGAAGTACTACAGTTCTCTGGAAAAGCTTCTGAATATGTCAGCAAAGAAGAAAGAGCCACAGCTACAAGAG GCAGACTGCCAGGTGGAAACCATGAGGCAGCACTTTCAGGAGGAGTCACTGGACTATGTGTGCAAACTGCAGGAGAtccaagagagaaagaagtttGAATGTGTGGAGCCG ATGCTGGCCTTCTTTCAGACAGTCTTCACCTTTTATCACCAGGGTTTCGAGCTTGCCAAGGACTTTGACCATTATAAAAGAGCACTGCAGATCAATATTCAGAAT ACGAGGAGTCGATTTGAGGGAGCGCGGTCAGAAGTGTACGAGCTGATGAAAAGAATCAAGGACACGCCTCAAGAATACAGACAGACCAGCTCTATCAGTTGCGAAGGCTACCTCTATGTACAGGAAAAAC GGCCACCTCCGTTTGGTTCAAGTTGGGTCAAACGCTACAGCACATTTGTCAAAGAGCAGAAGATCCTGCACATGGTGACTTTTGACCACAGATCTGGAGGGAAGATT gGTGAGACGGAGTCTGTCACGCTCAAATCCTGCGTCCGCAAAACGACAGACATGTTGGACAGGAGGTTCTGCTTAGAACTCGACATAACAGATCG GCCAGGCACGGTGCTAACAGTACAGGCTCTGTCAGAGGATGACCACAAGTTCTGGATGCAGGCCATGGGTGGGAAGGAACCT ATTGGACACTATCTTGGGAGGACTTGGACTAAAGAAAGAGGAA TTGATGCCCAGCTGGATGACGTAGGTTTGAGTTTGGTGAAGAACTCCATCAGCGCCATAGAGACGAGAG GTATTAATGACCAAGGCCTGTACAGAGTTGTCGGGGTAAGCTCCAAGGTTCAGAAGCTCCTCTCATTAATGATTG ATGAGAAGAGCAACGACGTGGATCTCTCCACCAGCGAGGACTGGGACGTTAAGACAATAACAAGTGCACTAAAGCTTTATTTGAG GAGCCTTCCTGAGCCGTTGATGACCTATGGACTTTACAAAGAGTTTATTAGCCCCGCGA AGGGCGGTAGTCCAGAGTCTCGCATCCAAGGCGTCCACTGCCTGGTCCACAAACTACCGGAGAGGAATCGACAAGTCCTCGGGCTGCTTATGAAGCATCTGGCCAA TGTGGCAGCTCACAGTAAACAGAATCTGATGACCGTGGCCAACCTGGGCGTCGTGTTTGGTCCCACATTAATGAGGCCACAGGAGGAGACGGTCGCTGCCATCATGGATCTGAAGTTCCAGAACATTGTGGTGGAGATCCTCATCGAACACCATGAAAAG ATCTTTGCAGATGCACCCGAGTCATGCCCTCTTTCACCTGCTGCCCCAGTATTCTCCGCTCCCACAAGGCAGTCCAAGAAGCTGAGTCGACAGAATCGGCCCCTGGCTGTCTACAATCCACAAGCTCTAGATATACAGAATG cGTCGACTGTGGGAGATAGTTCCAGCCTGACTACAGATGAGACATCAATGGGCAGCAATGAGTCTGTATCGTCCCAGTCGTCGTCAGCTTCGGCCTCAGAGATGTCTACAGAGAGGAGTGACCATGCCCCACTTAGCACCAGCCTCAGCTCGGGCAGCAACTCAAA GGCCTCTGCAGCAGGAGTCTCCTGGTCCACTTCTGGAGTGCCAGGAGAAAAccaacctgctgccaccacagctgcttctgaaaaagaaaagccagaGGAGAG TGACCCAGTCGAGAGAGCCGGGCTGGCTGGAGGGCGAgctggagggaaagaggggCCTAATCCCTGA
- the arhgap10 gene encoding rho GTPase-activating protein 10 isoform X3, which produces MGLHPLEFSECYLDSPSFREKIKAHEAELDKTNRFIKELYKDGKNLINATKQLGMAQRKFAQCLGEFQFEYIGDAKTDDEKCIDESLQEFSSFLKNLEDQRELMMRNITETLMKPLEKFRKDHLGTVRAERKKYEKETEKYYSSLEKLLNMSAKKKEPQLQEADCQVETMRQHFQEESLDYVCKLQEIQERKKFECVEPMLAFFQTVFTFYHQGFELAKDFDHYKRALQINIQNTRSRFEGARSEVYELMKRIKDTPQEYRQTSSISCEGYLYVQEKRPPPFGSSWVKRYSTFVKEQKILHMVTFDHRSGGKIGETESVTLKSCVRKTTDMLDRRFCLELDITDRPGTVLTVQALSEDDHKFWMQAMGGKEPIGHYLGRTWTKERGIDAQLDDVGLSLVKNSISAIETRGINDQGLYRVVGVSSKVQKLLSLMIDEKSNDVDLSTSEDWDVKTITSALKLYLRSLPEPLMTYGLYKEFISPAKGGSPESRIQGVHCLVHKLPERNRQVLGLLMKHLANVAAHSKQNLMTVANLGVVFGPTLMRPQEETVAAIMDLKFQNIVVEILIEHHEKIFADAPESCPLSPAAPVFSAPTRQSKKLSRQNRPLAVYNPQALDIQNASTVGDSSSLTTDETSMGSNESVSSQSSSASASEMSTERSDHAPLSTSLSSGSNSNDPVERAGLAGGRAGGKEGPNP; this is translated from the exons aGCTTGGTATGGCGCAGCGAAAGTTTGCCCAGTGCCTGGGAGAGTTTCAGTTTGAGTACATCGGAGACGCAAAGACAGACGATGAAAAATGCATTG atGAGTCTTTGCAAGAGTTCTCCTCATTCCTCAAGAACCTTGAAGACCAAAGAGAGCTAATG ATGAGAAACATCACTGAAACCTTAATGAAGCCCCTAGAGAAGTTCAGGAAAGATCATCTTGGTACAGTAAGG GCGGAAAGAAAGAAGTATGAGAAAGAAACGGAGAAGTACTACAGTTCTCTGGAAAAGCTTCTGAATATGTCAGCAAAGAAGAAAGAGCCACAGCTACAAGAG GCAGACTGCCAGGTGGAAACCATGAGGCAGCACTTTCAGGAGGAGTCACTGGACTATGTGTGCAAACTGCAGGAGAtccaagagagaaagaagtttGAATGTGTGGAGCCG ATGCTGGCCTTCTTTCAGACAGTCTTCACCTTTTATCACCAGGGTTTCGAGCTTGCCAAGGACTTTGACCATTATAAAAGAGCACTGCAGATCAATATTCAGAAT ACGAGGAGTCGATTTGAGGGAGCGCGGTCAGAAGTGTACGAGCTGATGAAAAGAATCAAGGACACGCCTCAAGAATACAGACAGACCAGCTCTATCAGTTGCGAAGGCTACCTCTATGTACAGGAAAAAC GGCCACCTCCGTTTGGTTCAAGTTGGGTCAAACGCTACAGCACATTTGTCAAAGAGCAGAAGATCCTGCACATGGTGACTTTTGACCACAGATCTGGAGGGAAGATT gGTGAGACGGAGTCTGTCACGCTCAAATCCTGCGTCCGCAAAACGACAGACATGTTGGACAGGAGGTTCTGCTTAGAACTCGACATAACAGATCG GCCAGGCACGGTGCTAACAGTACAGGCTCTGTCAGAGGATGACCACAAGTTCTGGATGCAGGCCATGGGTGGGAAGGAACCT ATTGGACACTATCTTGGGAGGACTTGGACTAAAGAAAGAGGAA TTGATGCCCAGCTGGATGACGTAGGTTTGAGTTTGGTGAAGAACTCCATCAGCGCCATAGAGACGAGAG GTATTAATGACCAAGGCCTGTACAGAGTTGTCGGGGTAAGCTCCAAGGTTCAGAAGCTCCTCTCATTAATGATTG ATGAGAAGAGCAACGACGTGGATCTCTCCACCAGCGAGGACTGGGACGTTAAGACAATAACAAGTGCACTAAAGCTTTATTTGAG GAGCCTTCCTGAGCCGTTGATGACCTATGGACTTTACAAAGAGTTTATTAGCCCCGCGA AGGGCGGTAGTCCAGAGTCTCGCATCCAAGGCGTCCACTGCCTGGTCCACAAACTACCGGAGAGGAATCGACAAGTCCTCGGGCTGCTTATGAAGCATCTGGCCAA TGTGGCAGCTCACAGTAAACAGAATCTGATGACCGTGGCCAACCTGGGCGTCGTGTTTGGTCCCACATTAATGAGGCCACAGGAGGAGACGGTCGCTGCCATCATGGATCTGAAGTTCCAGAACATTGTGGTGGAGATCCTCATCGAACACCATGAAAAG ATCTTTGCAGATGCACCCGAGTCATGCCCTCTTTCACCTGCTGCCCCAGTATTCTCCGCTCCCACAAGGCAGTCCAAGAAGCTGAGTCGACAGAATCGGCCCCTGGCTGTCTACAATCCACAAGCTCTAGATATACAGAATG cGTCGACTGTGGGAGATAGTTCCAGCCTGACTACAGATGAGACATCAATGGGCAGCAATGAGTCTGTATCGTCCCAGTCGTCGTCAGCTTCGGCCTCAGAGATGTCTACAGAGAGGAGTGACCATGCCCCACTTAGCACCAGCCTCAGCTCGGGCAGCAACTCAAA TGACCCAGTCGAGAGAGCCGGGCTGGCTGGAGGGCGAgctggagggaaagaggggCCTAATCCCTGA
- the arhgap10 gene encoding rho GTPase-activating protein 10 isoform X4 encodes MTVLAPGSDHNGKHAAQHSTAQQSGMTSRCKMRNITETLMKPLEKFRKDHLGTVRAERKKYEKETEKYYSSLEKLLNMSAKKKEPQLQEADCQVETMRQHFQEESLDYVCKLQEIQERKKFECVEPMLAFFQTVFTFYHQGFELAKDFDHYKRALQINIQNTRSRFEGARSEVYELMKRIKDTPQEYRQTSSISCEGYLYVQEKRPPPFGSSWVKRYSTFVKEQKILHMVTFDHRSGGKIGETESVTLKSCVRKTTDMLDRRFCLELDITDRPGTVLTVQALSEDDHKFWMQAMGGKEPIGHYLGRTWTKERGIDAQLDDVGLSLVKNSISAIETRGINDQGLYRVVGVSSKVQKLLSLMIDEKSNDVDLSTSEDWDVKTITSALKLYLRSLPEPLMTYGLYKEFISPAKGGSPESRIQGVHCLVHKLPERNRQVLGLLMKHLANVAAHSKQNLMTVANLGVVFGPTLMRPQEETVAAIMDLKFQNIVVEILIEHHEKIFADAPESCPLSPAAPVFSAPTRQSKKLSRQNRPLAVYNPQALDIQNASTVGDSSSLTTDETSMGSNESVSSQSSSASASEMSTERSDHAPLSTSLSSGSNSKASAAGVSWSTSGVPGENQPAATTAASEKEKPEESVTSRKAKAVYPCEAEHDSELSFQVGAIFNAVTQSREPGWLEGELEGKRGLIPENYVEML; translated from the exons ATGACTGTTTTAGCGCCAGGCTCAGACCATAATGGTAAACACGCTGCTCAGCACAGCACTGCTCAGCAGAGTGGGATGACATCACGGTGCAAA ATGAGAAACATCACTGAAACCTTAATGAAGCCCCTAGAGAAGTTCAGGAAAGATCATCTTGGTACAGTAAGG GCGGAAAGAAAGAAGTATGAGAAAGAAACGGAGAAGTACTACAGTTCTCTGGAAAAGCTTCTGAATATGTCAGCAAAGAAGAAAGAGCCACAGCTACAAGAG GCAGACTGCCAGGTGGAAACCATGAGGCAGCACTTTCAGGAGGAGTCACTGGACTATGTGTGCAAACTGCAGGAGAtccaagagagaaagaagtttGAATGTGTGGAGCCG ATGCTGGCCTTCTTTCAGACAGTCTTCACCTTTTATCACCAGGGTTTCGAGCTTGCCAAGGACTTTGACCATTATAAAAGAGCACTGCAGATCAATATTCAGAAT ACGAGGAGTCGATTTGAGGGAGCGCGGTCAGAAGTGTACGAGCTGATGAAAAGAATCAAGGACACGCCTCAAGAATACAGACAGACCAGCTCTATCAGTTGCGAAGGCTACCTCTATGTACAGGAAAAAC GGCCACCTCCGTTTGGTTCAAGTTGGGTCAAACGCTACAGCACATTTGTCAAAGAGCAGAAGATCCTGCACATGGTGACTTTTGACCACAGATCTGGAGGGAAGATT gGTGAGACGGAGTCTGTCACGCTCAAATCCTGCGTCCGCAAAACGACAGACATGTTGGACAGGAGGTTCTGCTTAGAACTCGACATAACAGATCG GCCAGGCACGGTGCTAACAGTACAGGCTCTGTCAGAGGATGACCACAAGTTCTGGATGCAGGCCATGGGTGGGAAGGAACCT ATTGGACACTATCTTGGGAGGACTTGGACTAAAGAAAGAGGAA TTGATGCCCAGCTGGATGACGTAGGTTTGAGTTTGGTGAAGAACTCCATCAGCGCCATAGAGACGAGAG GTATTAATGACCAAGGCCTGTACAGAGTTGTCGGGGTAAGCTCCAAGGTTCAGAAGCTCCTCTCATTAATGATTG ATGAGAAGAGCAACGACGTGGATCTCTCCACCAGCGAGGACTGGGACGTTAAGACAATAACAAGTGCACTAAAGCTTTATTTGAG GAGCCTTCCTGAGCCGTTGATGACCTATGGACTTTACAAAGAGTTTATTAGCCCCGCGA AGGGCGGTAGTCCAGAGTCTCGCATCCAAGGCGTCCACTGCCTGGTCCACAAACTACCGGAGAGGAATCGACAAGTCCTCGGGCTGCTTATGAAGCATCTGGCCAA TGTGGCAGCTCACAGTAAACAGAATCTGATGACCGTGGCCAACCTGGGCGTCGTGTTTGGTCCCACATTAATGAGGCCACAGGAGGAGACGGTCGCTGCCATCATGGATCTGAAGTTCCAGAACATTGTGGTGGAGATCCTCATCGAACACCATGAAAAG ATCTTTGCAGATGCACCCGAGTCATGCCCTCTTTCACCTGCTGCCCCAGTATTCTCCGCTCCCACAAGGCAGTCCAAGAAGCTGAGTCGACAGAATCGGCCCCTGGCTGTCTACAATCCACAAGCTCTAGATATACAGAATG cGTCGACTGTGGGAGATAGTTCCAGCCTGACTACAGATGAGACATCAATGGGCAGCAATGAGTCTGTATCGTCCCAGTCGTCGTCAGCTTCGGCCTCAGAGATGTCTACAGAGAGGAGTGACCATGCCCCACTTAGCACCAGCCTCAGCTCGGGCAGCAACTCAAA GGCCTCTGCAGCAGGAGTCTCCTGGTCCACTTCTGGAGTGCCAGGAGAAAAccaacctgctgccaccacagctgcttctgaaaaagaaaagccagaGGAGAG TGTCACCAGCAGGAAAGCCAAGGCAGTGTACCCATGTGAGGCTGAGCACGACTCTGAGCTCTCCTTCCAGGTCGGTGCAATATTCAACGCCG TGACCCAGTCGAGAGAGCCGGGCTGGCTGGAGGGCGAgctggagggaaagaggggCCTAATCCCTGAAAACTACGTGGAGATGCTGTAG